In a single window of the Terriglobus roseus genome:
- the lnt gene encoding apolipoprotein N-acyltransferase, with the protein MRVLSSRVLTALLLASVLQIVIFPVAGPLPAWRSALSWFALIPLLWMLLSAGAAWTMRQAALVGYLNGVLWYLGTCYWIYFTMHQYGGMAVPVAMLVMLLFCMYLALYHALFAVLLHMVRRAGAVYALMAAPFLWIAVELARARVTSFPWNLLGYSQVDNAVLASLAPVTGVYGLSFVLAAGNAAIAAAIVLPRRRVATTVALVAAVIATGVQNFGWMMQAPIRHGSQKAVLLQPNLSVTGGESADAGTLARSSAGLSLQASVLDDSPARVILWPESPSPFDTQKPGFVSTVSGLASETHAPVISGAVGYVQDPSIQRGYRVYNSALLFKPGSGYAARYDKIHLVPFGEFVPYANLFSFASGLTQAVGTFDRGSSRATIDADGHRYGVFLCYESIFSDEIRQFARNGAEVLVNLSDDGWYGDTSAPFQHLNMARMRAIENRRWLLRDTNNGITASIDPNGRVVETMQRNQRGAVAVHFDYLSDKTFYTLHGDLFAYACTLFAIALLAYAALTPRRAVD; encoded by the coding sequence ATGCGCGTCCTTTCCAGCCGAGTCCTGACAGCGCTGCTGCTCGCCAGCGTCCTGCAGATCGTTATCTTCCCTGTAGCGGGACCGCTGCCCGCTTGGCGCTCTGCTTTGTCATGGTTCGCGCTTATCCCATTGCTATGGATGCTCCTGTCCGCCGGCGCCGCCTGGACGATGCGGCAGGCCGCACTCGTCGGGTATCTGAACGGTGTGCTTTGGTATCTGGGCACGTGCTATTGGATCTACTTCACAATGCATCAGTACGGCGGCATGGCGGTTCCTGTCGCGATGCTGGTCATGCTTCTGTTCTGCATGTACCTGGCGCTCTATCACGCGTTATTCGCGGTCCTGCTGCACATGGTGCGCCGAGCCGGTGCCGTATACGCGCTGATGGCCGCACCCTTTCTCTGGATCGCGGTGGAGCTTGCCCGTGCGCGGGTCACCAGCTTTCCCTGGAATCTACTGGGATATTCGCAGGTCGACAACGCCGTCCTGGCATCGCTTGCCCCCGTCACCGGTGTCTATGGGTTGAGCTTCGTACTGGCTGCCGGAAACGCTGCGATTGCGGCGGCTATCGTTCTGCCCAGGCGGCGCGTCGCCACCACCGTCGCCTTGGTAGCGGCGGTGATCGCAACAGGCGTCCAGAACTTCGGCTGGATGATGCAGGCGCCCATCCGGCACGGTTCTCAAAAGGCTGTGCTGCTGCAGCCCAACCTCTCGGTCACGGGAGGGGAGAGTGCTGACGCAGGGACTCTTGCACGCAGTTCTGCCGGACTTTCGTTGCAGGCCTCCGTGCTCGATGACTCTCCAGCGCGCGTGATCCTGTGGCCGGAATCGCCGTCGCCCTTCGATACGCAGAAACCTGGCTTCGTCTCCACGGTAAGTGGCCTTGCCTCTGAAACGCATGCGCCGGTCATCTCTGGCGCAGTCGGCTACGTGCAGGACCCATCGATCCAGCGGGGCTATCGCGTCTATAACTCCGCGCTGCTTTTCAAGCCGGGCAGTGGCTATGCCGCGCGTTATGACAAGATCCACTTAGTGCCATTCGGGGAATTTGTCCCGTACGCCAACCTCTTTAGCTTCGCCAGTGGCCTGACGCAGGCGGTGGGCACGTTTGATCGGGGTAGCAGCCGCGCAACCATCGACGCGGACGGCCATCGCTATGGCGTGTTCCTTTGCTACGAATCCATCTTCAGTGATGAGATACGACAGTTCGCGCGTAATGGTGCAGAGGTGCTGGTGAACCTGTCCGACGATGGCTGGTATGGCGATACCAGCGCGCCGTTCCAGCACCTGAACATGGCGCGTATGCGCGCCATCGAAAACCGTCGCTGGCTCCTTCGCGACACCAACAACGGCATCACCGCTTCCATCGATCCCAACGGCCGCGTGGTTGAGACGATGCAACGAAACCAGCGCGGAGCCGTTGCTGTCCACTTCGACTACCTCTCGGACAAGACGTTCTATACGCTGCACGGCGACCTCTTCGCGTACGCCTGCACGCTGTTCGCAATCGCCCTGCTGGCTTACGCGGCGCTTACACCCAGGCGGGCGGTAGACTGA
- a CDS encoding CoA-binding protein, translating into MNSPEDIAGMLAAKTIAVVGLSDDPSKPSHYVSAYMQTAGKRILPVNPSVQSVLGETCYASLKDLPERPGVVNVFRLPKAIPGIVDEMIELGLTDLWVQQGIRHAEAAAKAEAAGIRVVMDRCIMVEHRMRGR; encoded by the coding sequence ATGAACTCCCCGGAAGACATTGCAGGCATGCTCGCGGCAAAGACCATTGCCGTCGTGGGGCTATCCGACGACCCGTCAAAGCCAAGCCACTACGTCTCGGCTTATATGCAGACGGCAGGGAAGCGCATCCTGCCCGTAAATCCATCCGTCCAGTCCGTCCTGGGGGAAACCTGCTACGCCTCACTCAAAGACCTGCCCGAAAGGCCCGGCGTAGTGAATGTCTTTCGCTTGCCCAAGGCGATCCCCGGCATCGTCGACGAGATGATCGAGCTCGGCCTGACCGATCTTTGGGTACAGCAGGGCATCCGCCACGCCGAGGCCGCAGCCAAGGCTGAAGCAGCCGGCATCCGCGTCGTCATGGACCGCTGCATCATGGTCGAACACCGCATGCGAGGCCGTTAG
- a CDS encoding bactofilin family protein, producing MAGEVSTVLGKSITVRGEIVGSEDLVIDGKVEGSIKLTESRLTIGPNAEIFADLHVHDAILLGRCEGNVIASGRVELRKGASLTGNLTVARLSVEDTAYLKGNVLLSGTKEA from the coding sequence ATGGCAGGAGAAGTATCCACGGTCTTAGGCAAGTCCATTACAGTGCGCGGCGAAATTGTCGGTTCTGAGGATTTGGTAATTGACGGCAAAGTTGAAGGATCCATCAAGCTGACGGAGAGTCGCCTGACAATCGGTCCGAATGCGGAGATATTCGCAGACCTACACGTCCATGACGCTATCCTGCTGGGACGGTGTGAGGGTAATGTGATCGCGAGCGGACGCGTGGAGTTGCGCAAAGGGGCGTCCTTAACGGGAAATCTCACAGTGGCGCGTCTTAGCGTTGAGGACACCGCTTACCTTAAGGGCAACGTCCTCCTGAGCGGTACGAAAGAAGCATAA
- a CDS encoding APC family permease has translation MASKRIPAPTQSSRVRLVVASSVMLTFISFWRAAAIVLNDLGSSAFYAGGIAEEAVGKSAPWLILGVMLFSYAVRAVYVESCSMYTRGGVYRIVKEALGGTFAKISVSALMFDYVLTGPISGVSAGQYIVGLFNGLLIEMGSSHHFHAMVTNAAGTTRQFDVNHTSAGIAIIITLYFWWQNIKGIEESSEKALTIMKITTIMVIVLIGWGLYSVGHYGAHLPPLPTPSNLKFSDSSLGFLKHTSFAKSLGLFGILMAFGHSVLAMSGEESLAQVNREIEHPKLQNLKRAALIIAIYSTIFTGLGSLLAVMLIPDGVRVSVYRDNLIAGMAMYMVGPLAMRVAFRVFVVIVGFLILGGAVNTAIVGSTGVLMRVAEDGVLADWFRKPQRKFGTSYRIVNLVCIIQLFVIIVTRGDVIMIGEAYAFGVIWSFTFNALAMLVLRWKYKGERGAKVPLNLKIGKTEYPIGLACVFLVLLTIAIVNLFTKSVATVSGIIFAVAFFIIFSLSERDNKRRHKATERQMKEHFQLEHSEEVGRDDLAIRSGGVLVTMRDAETPHALKWALARTDTDDQDLVVLAARMMGAGGPEYVDASEQLFSEHEQMLFTKAVSVAESFGKHIGLVVVPAGDVFAAIVRTANSLDVAAVVSGLSTKLTAQEQAYHVGQAWEALPEPKRQFTFYVVPPAGEAESFHIGPHTPSIPASDVQLVHRLWLNMRRDPDMEHLHHSDIVTFALTRLASSYANDRTATSQQLRLNMDEQSQRRGLGAVSRFQDVDDEGPGYSLTAAGTSVNIPEK, from the coding sequence ATGGCGTCAAAACGCATTCCCGCACCGACGCAATCCAGCCGAGTTCGCCTGGTAGTCGCATCCTCCGTGATGCTGACGTTTATCTCCTTCTGGCGCGCCGCCGCCATCGTTCTCAACGATCTTGGCTCGTCCGCTTTCTATGCAGGCGGTATCGCCGAGGAGGCTGTCGGCAAGTCTGCTCCCTGGCTCATCCTGGGTGTCATGCTGTTCTCGTACGCGGTTCGTGCCGTGTATGTCGAGAGCTGTTCCATGTACACGCGCGGGGGCGTCTACCGCATCGTGAAGGAAGCCTTGGGCGGTACCTTCGCCAAGATCAGTGTCTCCGCCCTGATGTTCGACTATGTCCTGACGGGCCCGATCTCCGGCGTTTCGGCAGGGCAATATATCGTGGGCCTGTTCAACGGCCTGCTGATCGAGATGGGTTCGTCCCACCACTTCCACGCGATGGTGACAAATGCTGCGGGGACCACGCGGCAGTTTGACGTCAATCACACCTCTGCCGGCATTGCCATCATCATCACGCTGTACTTCTGGTGGCAGAACATCAAGGGCATCGAGGAATCGAGCGAGAAGGCCCTGACCATCATGAAGATCACCACTATCATGGTGATCGTTCTGATCGGCTGGGGTCTGTACAGCGTGGGCCACTACGGCGCGCACCTGCCACCTCTTCCCACGCCCTCGAACCTCAAATTCTCAGATTCTTCGCTTGGCTTTCTGAAGCACACAAGCTTTGCAAAGAGCCTTGGTCTCTTCGGTATCCTCATGGCCTTCGGCCATTCCGTACTGGCCATGAGCGGCGAAGAGTCACTCGCACAGGTCAATCGCGAGATCGAACATCCCAAACTACAGAACCTGAAGCGCGCGGCGCTGATCATCGCGATCTACAGCACGATCTTCACCGGCCTTGGTTCCCTGCTTGCCGTCATGCTGATCCCCGACGGGGTTCGCGTCAGCGTCTACCGCGACAACCTGATCGCCGGCATGGCCATGTACATGGTCGGCCCCCTGGCGATGCGCGTGGCCTTCCGCGTTTTTGTTGTGATCGTCGGCTTCCTGATTCTTGGCGGTGCAGTCAATACGGCCATTGTCGGTTCTACAGGCGTGCTGATGCGCGTTGCAGAAGATGGCGTGCTTGCAGATTGGTTTCGCAAGCCGCAACGTAAATTCGGCACCAGCTATCGCATCGTCAACCTGGTTTGCATCATCCAGCTGTTTGTCATCATCGTCACGCGCGGTGATGTCATCATGATCGGCGAAGCGTATGCCTTCGGCGTGATCTGGAGCTTTACCTTCAACGCGCTGGCCATGCTTGTGCTGCGGTGGAAGTACAAAGGCGAACGTGGCGCGAAGGTCCCGCTCAACCTTAAGATTGGTAAAACGGAATATCCCATTGGCCTGGCCTGCGTCTTCCTTGTGCTGCTGACCATTGCGATCGTGAATCTGTTTACCAAGTCCGTCGCGACTGTTAGCGGCATCATCTTTGCCGTCGCCTTCTTCATCATTTTTTCGTTATCTGAGCGTGACAACAAACGTCGCCACAAGGCAACGGAACGGCAGATGAAGGAACACTTCCAGCTGGAGCACTCGGAAGAAGTGGGCCGGGATGACCTGGCGATTCGCTCAGGCGGCGTCCTGGTGACCATGCGCGACGCAGAAACACCTCATGCTTTAAAGTGGGCTCTTGCGCGCACGGATACCGATGATCAGGACCTGGTAGTTCTCGCAGCTCGCATGATGGGTGCTGGTGGTCCGGAATACGTGGACGCATCCGAGCAGCTCTTCAGCGAGCACGAACAGATGTTGTTTACCAAGGCTGTTTCCGTCGCTGAGAGTTTCGGCAAACACATCGGTCTTGTCGTGGTTCCAGCTGGCGATGTCTTCGCTGCCATTGTTCGCACTGCAAACTCTTTGGATGTCGCAGCGGTCGTCTCTGGCCTCTCGACGAAGCTAACGGCGCAGGAACAGGCTTACCACGTAGGCCAGGCATGGGAGGCTTTGCCCGAGCCGAAACGGCAGTTCACCTTCTACGTCGTGCCGCCTGCCGGTGAAGCTGAGAGTTTCCATATAGGGCCGCATACGCCAAGCATTCCTGCCAGCGATGTACAGCTTGTGCACCGGCTGTGGCTGAATATGCGGCGCGATCCTGATATGGAACACCTGCACCACTCCGATATAGTTACCTTCGCACTTACTCGTCTCGCATCCTCTTATGCAAACGACCGAACTGCGACCTCGCAGCAACTGCGCTTGAACATGGATGAACAGAGCCAACGGCGCGGTCTTGGTGCCGTATCGCGGTTCCAGGACGTTGACGATGAGGGGCCCGGATATTCCCTCACCGCCGCTGGAACAAGCGTTAATATTCCCGAAAAATAA
- a CDS encoding protein-disulfide reductase DsbD family protein: protein MRFPRAFRLLPALLLAFLSPSLLSGQIGITVGDGGPGPVKAQHLTVEMISAGPQIAAGGKQTVAFVFSMETGWHVYWRNAGFAGYPPRVKWTLPTGVTTGELQFPAPDRLPLDTTVDYGYEDSVAYPVTVEAAPKLKPDAKGNVHLAAKLDWLVCKQVCVPGKADLGLDLKLVPAGTQVSHDGESVGELGAALKSMPKPIPPAFKLTANSVGDRIYLTAVTGTHETDPEFYPMDQDVIADAADVPAFGLEDGAQIQMQKSPAAKTMPATLHGLLKFSPEETYEINLPIVAGAPAVIAGGSTSTTDGGATKLTAISAIALAFVGGMLLNLMPCVFPVLFLKALSLLQSSTEEKHRVRAHGVAYTLGIVASFWLVVAALLALRAGGKQFGWGFQLQSPGFVVVLAAFLFFFALSLSGMFELGLSLTSTGDALTRKSGYTGSFFTGVLATVVATPCVGPFMGAAIGFALAQPAVVTFLVFTSLALGLAAPYLALTLQPAWVRLLPKPGAWMEVLKQVTALPLFGFVIWLVYIYGRLFSGPNSGSDGILRMTLLLTCLLLIAIAAWALGRWPANRWSTIAAVLITVGALAVPLSASHEDATATVWKTFSAEDVRQARASGKAVFVDFTAAWCLSCQVNERVVLNSGDVKKQLQAANVVPMRADWTQYDPKITAALQAVGRSGVPTYIIYPANPQAAPDVLPEVLSKSVVLDAMAKDLKK from the coding sequence ATGAGATTTCCACGCGCCTTTCGTCTTCTGCCGGCACTGTTGCTGGCATTCCTGTCGCCCAGCCTGCTCTCCGGCCAGATTGGCATCACGGTAGGCGATGGCGGGCCCGGCCCGGTGAAAGCGCAGCACCTGACCGTGGAGATGATCTCTGCCGGCCCCCAGATCGCCGCTGGCGGGAAGCAGACTGTCGCCTTCGTCTTCTCCATGGAGACTGGCTGGCACGTTTACTGGCGCAATGCCGGTTTCGCCGGCTACCCGCCCCGCGTAAAGTGGACGCTTCCCACTGGCGTCACCACGGGCGAGCTCCAGTTCCCTGCGCCGGACCGTCTTCCCCTGGATACGACGGTCGACTATGGCTACGAAGATTCCGTCGCCTATCCCGTTACCGTCGAGGCCGCTCCGAAGTTAAAGCCCGACGCGAAGGGGAATGTTCATCTGGCGGCGAAGCTCGACTGGCTCGTATGCAAACAGGTCTGCGTCCCCGGCAAGGCCGATCTCGGGCTTGATTTGAAGCTGGTACCGGCTGGCACCCAGGTAAGTCACGACGGCGAAAGTGTCGGCGAACTAGGCGCTGCACTAAAGTCCATGCCGAAGCCGATCCCCCCGGCATTCAAGCTCACAGCGAACAGCGTCGGCGACCGCATCTACCTGACCGCCGTCACCGGTACCCACGAGACCGATCCTGAGTTCTACCCGATGGATCAGGATGTCATCGCGGATGCGGCGGACGTCCCGGCTTTTGGCCTGGAGGACGGCGCTCAGATCCAGATGCAGAAGTCACCCGCGGCGAAGACAATGCCTGCGACCCTGCATGGACTGCTCAAGTTCTCGCCCGAAGAAACTTACGAGATCAACCTTCCCATCGTGGCAGGTGCGCCTGCCGTCATTGCAGGCGGATCGACGAGCACGACAGATGGTGGCGCGACGAAGCTCACTGCAATCAGCGCCATAGCGCTGGCCTTCGTGGGTGGCATGCTGCTGAACCTGATGCCGTGCGTCTTCCCGGTGCTCTTCCTTAAGGCGCTCTCGCTGCTGCAGTCTTCCACGGAAGAGAAGCATCGCGTCCGTGCCCATGGCGTTGCGTACACGCTTGGCATCGTGGCTTCGTTCTGGCTCGTGGTTGCCGCTCTACTTGCGCTGCGTGCCGGCGGCAAACAGTTTGGATGGGGCTTCCAGTTACAGTCTCCGGGTTTCGTCGTCGTCCTGGCCGCGTTCCTCTTCTTCTTCGCACTGTCGCTGTCTGGCATGTTCGAGCTTGGCCTGTCGCTCACCAGCACGGGCGATGCGCTGACCCGCAAGAGCGGCTACACCGGCTCGTTCTTCACCGGCGTCCTTGCAACCGTCGTGGCAACGCCATGCGTTGGCCCCTTCATGGGCGCCGCCATCGGCTTCGCCCTGGCACAGCCTGCGGTCGTCACCTTCCTGGTCTTCACCTCACTCGCACTGGGACTGGCCGCGCCTTACCTGGCTCTTACGTTGCAGCCAGCATGGGTCCGCCTGCTGCCGAAGCCCGGTGCATGGATGGAAGTTTTGAAGCAGGTCACGGCGCTGCCGCTCTTCGGCTTTGTCATCTGGTTGGTTTACATCTACGGGCGCCTCTTCAGCGGACCAAACAGCGGTTCCGACGGCATCCTGCGGATGACCCTGCTGCTGACGTGCCTGCTGCTCATCGCGATTGCCGCCTGGGCGCTCGGCCGCTGGCCTGCGAATCGCTGGAGTACCATCGCCGCCGTGCTGATTACGGTCGGTGCTTTGGCAGTACCACTCTCCGCCTCGCATGAGGACGCAACCGCCACTGTTTGGAAGACCTTCAGCGCAGAAGACGTTCGGCAGGCCCGCGCGAGTGGCAAGGCAGTCTTTGTCGACTTTACGGCGGCGTGGTGCCTTAGCTGCCAGGTGAATGAGCGCGTTGTACTGAACTCGGGTGATGTGAAGAAGCAGCTGCAGGCAGCCAACGTCGTGCCCATGCGCGCGGACTGGACGCAGTACGACCCGAAGATCACTGCAGCTCTCCAGGCCGTGGGGCGCAGCGGCGTACCGACGTACATCATTTATCCTGCAAATCCGCAGGCTGCTCCGGATGTACTGCCAGAGGTACTGAGTAAGAGCGTCGTACTGGATGCAATGGCGAAGGATCTGAAAAAGTAA
- the prfB gene encoding peptide chain release factor 2 (programmed frameshift), whose protein sequence is MLTDLEYSYSPVRARVRDLREYLDSPKLKKQLAVVETDISDPAVWADAARSQPLMRERKRLETLLSDDAELARRTDDIDAYFELAKEGEDVESELAKAIKDVDEFAEQLDSKTMLSQESDPLNAIVTVHPGAGGTESQDWAEMLMRMYLRWAERQGFKTEINEIQDGDEAGIKSATFTITGDFAYGLLNGETGVHRLVRISPFDSAKRRHTSFSSVFVSPEIDDTIIIDIKPDELRIDTYRSGGKGGQHVNTTDSAVRITHLPTGIVAGCQNERSQHKNKEKAMKMLRSRLYEFELEKKRAVSKKLEDAKSDNTFGSQIRSYVLQPYRMAKDLRTRVEVGDVDRVLDGDLQPFIRGFLKMRREGGPSGPVEDID, encoded by the exons ATGTTGACTGACCTGGAATACAGCTACTCCCCGGTTCGTGCCCGCGTGCGCGATCTGCGGGAGTATCTT GACTCGCCCAAACTCAAGAAGCAATTAGCCGTCGTTGAAACGGACATCTCCGACCCGGCGGTCTGGGCCGATGCCGCGCGTTCACAACCGCTCATGCGCGAACGCAAGCGCCTGGAGACGCTGCTCTCGGATGATGCAGAACTCGCTCGTCGCACAGACGATATCGACGCCTACTTCGAACTTGCGAAGGAAGGCGAAGACGTCGAGTCGGAGCTCGCAAAGGCCATCAAGGACGTCGACGAGTTCGCCGAGCAACTTGACTCGAAGACCATGCTCTCGCAGGAGAGTGATCCTCTGAATGCCATCGTCACAGTCCATCCGGGCGCCGGCGGTACAGAGAGTCAGGACTGGGCCGAGATGCTGATGCGCATGTACCTGCGCTGGGCCGAGAGGCAGGGGTTCAAGACCGAGATCAATGAAATTCAGGACGGCGACGAGGCCGGCATTAAGTCCGCCACATTTACGATCACTGGTGACTTCGCGTACGGCCTGCTGAATGGCGAGACCGGCGTCCATCGCCTTGTTCGCATCTCGCCCTTCGATTCGGCGAAGCGGCGCCACACGTCTTTCTCGTCGGTCTTTGTATCGCCTGAGATCGATGACACGATCATCATCGACATTAAGCCGGATGAGCTGCGTATCGATACGTATCGCTCCGGCGGGAAGGGCGGTCAGCATGTCAATACGACCGACTCCGCTGTTCGCATTACGCACCTCCCCACCGGTATTGTCGCCGGCTGCCAGAACGAGCGGTCGCAGCACAAAAACAAAGAGAAGGCGATGAAGATGTTGCGGTCACGCCTCTACGAGTTCGAGCTGGAGAAGAAGCGCGCGGTTAGCAAGAAACTCGAAGATGCAAAGAGCGACAACACTTTCGGTTCGCAGATCCGCTCGTATGTTCTGCAGCCCTATCGGATGGCTAAGGACCTGCGCACACGCGTGGAAGTGGGCGATGTGGATCGGGTGCTCGACGGCGATCTGCAACCCTTCATCCGCGGTTTCCTGAAGATGCGGCGTGAGGGTGGACCTTCTGGTCCCGTGGAAGACATCGACTAA
- a CDS encoding replication-associated recombination protein A, with product MSLFDNFESQQTTRQPQDQRDVPLPERMRPRNLDEFAGQKHLIGPGKPLRLAIERGEPGSMIFWGPPGTGKTTLAKIIAKTTSATFIEFSAVTSGIKEIKQVMVDAERAASHGSRTILFVDEIHRFNKAQQDAFLPYVERGALRLIGATTENPSFELNAALLSRCRVYVLQSIGDEEIVALLRRALTDKERGIETSQIEAAEGALESIASFSNGDARYALNALETTAHLLIGRGDSRLTREAVADALQQRTLLYDKKGEQHYDLISALHKSVRNSDADASIYWLRRMLAAGEDPMYIARRVVRMAVEDIGLAAPEALNLTLSAQQAMHFLGSPEGELALAQAVVYLALAPKSNAVYVAFNDVAADVNATGAQPVPLHLRNAPTRLMKDLGYGKEYQYAHDLPGKVAAMQCLPDELRGRRYYIPTDQGRERQLAQRMDEIARAREAAGTE from the coding sequence ATGAGCCTCTTCGACAACTTCGAATCGCAGCAGACGACCAGACAGCCACAAGATCAGCGCGATGTGCCGCTGCCGGAACGCATGCGGCCCCGCAACCTGGACGAGTTCGCAGGACAGAAGCATCTGATCGGCCCGGGCAAACCTCTGCGCCTGGCCATCGAGCGCGGGGAGCCCGGCTCTATGATCTTCTGGGGCCCACCCGGGACCGGCAAGACGACCCTCGCAAAGATCATCGCGAAGACGACCAGCGCGACGTTCATCGAGTTCAGTGCGGTCACCAGCGGCATCAAGGAGATCAAGCAGGTGATGGTCGACGCGGAGCGCGCGGCCTCCCACGGCTCGCGAACCATCCTGTTTGTCGATGAGATCCATCGCTTCAACAAGGCGCAACAGGATGCCTTCCTGCCCTACGTCGAGCGCGGAGCTCTGCGGCTGATCGGTGCGACGACGGAGAATCCGTCGTTTGAACTGAATGCCGCGTTGCTGTCCCGGTGCCGCGTTTACGTGCTCCAGTCCATCGGTGATGAAGAGATTGTGGCTCTGCTGCGGCGTGCTTTGACCGATAAAGAGCGTGGGATTGAGACGTCTCAAATTGAGGCGGCGGAGGGCGCCCTGGAGAGTATCGCCAGCTTCAGCAACGGCGACGCGCGCTACGCCCTGAACGCACTGGAAACCACGGCGCACCTGCTGATCGGCCGTGGCGACTCCAGGCTCACGCGCGAGGCCGTCGCCGACGCGCTACAGCAGCGCACGCTGCTCTACGACAAAAAGGGCGAGCAGCACTACGACCTGATCAGCGCGCTGCACAAGAGCGTTCGCAACTCCGATGCGGACGCTTCGATCTACTGGCTCCGACGCATGCTGGCCGCGGGCGAAGACCCTATGTACATTGCTCGCCGGGTCGTTCGCATGGCCGTCGAAGACATTGGCCTTGCGGCACCGGAGGCCTTGAACCTGACACTCTCCGCACAGCAGGCGATGCACTTCCTTGGCTCACCGGAGGGCGAGTTAGCACTGGCTCAAGCCGTGGTGTACCTGGCGCTGGCGCCTAAGTCGAATGCAGTTTACGTCGCCTTCAATGACGTCGCTGCAGACGTGAATGCAACCGGTGCGCAGCCGGTCCCGCTGCATCTGCGCAACGCCCCGACCCGGTTGATGAAGGACCTTGGCTACGGCAAGGAATACCAGTATGCGCACGACCTGCCGGGCAAGGTCGCCGCGATGCAATGCCTGCCCGACGAACTCAGGGGCCGTCGTTACTACATCCCGACAGACCAGGGCCGCGAGCGGCAACTGGCGCAGCGTATGGACGAGATCGCCCGCGCGCGCGAAGCCGCTGGCACCGAGTAG
- a CDS encoding class I SAM-dependent methyltransferase has protein sequence MRLFGGSESRNAAAKESARIPRVSSGWTHLLKLLRADEGQRILDIGPTSSININFLTGLGHSIYMSNLVSEVSDPRWSPTEADGAFPVEAFLDENLNFRGREFDTVLFWDTADFLQADLREAVIGRLHQALVPGGQLLAFFHTKPENGFHRYHLREDGQVDSQQMSDQPVKEILNNRQIEKLFSEYGSYKFFLAKDNLREVVVTR, from the coding sequence GTGCGTCTGTTTGGCGGTTCTGAATCCCGTAATGCAGCGGCAAAGGAAAGCGCGCGGATTCCACGCGTCTCGAGCGGGTGGACTCACCTGCTGAAGCTGCTGCGCGCAGATGAGGGACAGCGCATCCTGGACATCGGGCCGACGTCGTCCATCAACATCAACTTTCTTACCGGTCTTGGTCACAGCATCTATATGTCCAACCTGGTCTCTGAGGTGTCCGATCCTCGTTGGTCGCCCACAGAGGCTGATGGCGCTTTTCCTGTCGAAGCATTCCTCGATGAGAACCTGAACTTCCGGGGCAGGGAATTCGACACCGTTCTGTTCTGGGATACTGCGGACTTTCTTCAGGCTGATCTGCGCGAGGCGGTCATTGGCCGTCTGCACCAGGCGCTTGTCCCGGGCGGTCAGTTGTTGGCGTTCTTCCATACGAAGCCGGAGAACGGCTTTCACCGTTATCATCTGCGTGAAGACGGCCAGGTGGATTCACAGCAGATGTCCGATCAGCCTGTGAAAGAGATTCTCAATAACCGGCAGATCGAGAAGCTCTTCAGCGAATACGGCAGCTACAAGTTCTTCCTCGCGAAAGATAATCTTCGCGAGGTGGTTGTAACCCGCTGA
- a CDS encoding DinB family protein codes for MAKTTLESELKNQLKALLDGGQAHAKLDDAVTGIPAEAQGQVPQGLPYSPWQLLEHIRIAQRDILEFSDNTDGTYKEMKWPDDYWPKSPVPPDAHAWDKSVAEMRKDRAAFEKLLAERDLTEPFPWGDGKQNLLREALLIADHESYHTGELIVTRRLLGVWQPKKGHA; via the coding sequence ATGGCGAAGACGACACTCGAATCCGAACTGAAGAATCAACTGAAGGCTCTACTCGACGGCGGGCAGGCTCATGCGAAGCTCGACGACGCCGTGACTGGCATTCCTGCCGAAGCGCAGGGCCAGGTGCCGCAAGGATTGCCATACTCTCCCTGGCAGTTGCTCGAGCACATTCGTATCGCACAGAGAGACATTCTCGAGTTCAGCGACAACACCGACGGAACCTACAAAGAGATGAAGTGGCCGGACGACTACTGGCCCAAGTCTCCTGTGCCGCCCGACGCGCACGCCTGGGATAAGAGCGTCGCGGAGATGCGCAAGGATCGCGCAGCCTTCGAAAAGCTGCTTGCGGAACGTGACCTGACGGAGCCCTTCCCGTGGGGCGATGGGAAGCAGAACCTGCTGCGCGAGGCACTGTTGATCGCGGATCACGAGTCGTACCATACAGGCGAGTTGATCGTGACGCGCCGGTTGCTGGGGGTATGGCAGCCGAAGAAAGGGCACGCATGA